In Treponema primitia ZAS-2, a genomic segment contains:
- a CDS encoding PD-(D/E)XK nuclease family protein — protein MIITNKLKLPEGLVKAVSAERHNQPGCISATTLLQGIKQIILTDRHWEHLEDDVSDRVWAIWGTAVHSLLEQEGEHDFTEQEISYPVGDITVTGRIDNYDMQNGIICDYKTASVWKVKVGDFGDWYKQGMIYAWLLAKNGFTVTKCRFITLLKDHSKSEAARDRQYPVNPVFVYEFDVTFVNLIKIDTFIRNKVREYVRCQELGDNDIPPCTPDERWDKPTKYAVKKDGRKTAVRVLDDKEAAEAMAAELGKGHSVEIRPGESTKCQSYCLCCGFCNYYQDCVKVQDIKAAA, from the coding sequence ATGATTATCACAAACAAATTGAAACTTCCGGAGGGGCTGGTAAAAGCAGTTTCTGCGGAACGGCACAATCAGCCGGGGTGTATTTCGGCTACTACGCTTTTACAGGGGATTAAACAAATCATCCTTACCGACCGCCATTGGGAGCATTTGGAGGATGACGTATCAGACCGGGTATGGGCTATCTGGGGCACGGCGGTTCATTCCCTTTTGGAACAGGAAGGGGAGCATGACTTTACCGAACAGGAAATAAGTTACCCCGTAGGTGATATTACCGTTACCGGACGAATCGATAATTACGATATGCAGAACGGTATTATCTGCGATTATAAAACCGCATCGGTCTGGAAGGTTAAGGTAGGGGACTTTGGCGACTGGTACAAGCAGGGAATGATATACGCATGGCTCCTTGCTAAAAACGGATTCACGGTCACCAAGTGCCGTTTTATTACCTTACTGAAAGACCACAGCAAAAGCGAGGCTGCCCGTGACCGCCAGTATCCGGTAAATCCTGTATTTGTCTATGAGTTTGACGTTACCTTTGTGAACCTCATCAAGATAGATACCTTTATCCGCAATAAGGTACGGGAATATGTACGGTGTCAGGAACTTGGGGATAACGATATTCCTCCCTGCACTCCCGATGAACGGTGGGATAAGCCGACTAAATATGCCGTCAAGAAGGATGGGCGAAAAACAGCGGTGCGTGTGTTGGATGACAAAGAAGCGGCGGAGGCTATGGCAGCCGAACTGGGGAAAGGCCACTCTGTTGAAATACGCCCCGGGGAATCCACCAAATGCCAGTCTTACTGTCTTTGCTGCGGGTTCTGTAATTACTACCAGGATTGCGTTAAGGTCCAGGATATCAAGGCGGCAGCGTAA
- a CDS encoding ATP-binding protein encodes MAFKKAERTQLYLRCALFGPSGSGKTMTALRMAKGIADTMGVPFAVIDTEARSASKYADRIPFDVDDLDGKTVDHYIAAMNECVKAGYKVLVIDSLSHAWRELTDEVDRIAQSSVSKNTFSPWAKVNPKQKRFIDAILNFPGHIIATMRSKTEWVIGEGKGGKVAPEKMGLAPEQGKGIEYEFDLLMELDQKHQATVTKDRTGKFQDEIIDKPGEAFGVALYDWLSTGTAVSAPETQAAKNGKPKAGDAKAAPAKKPLMEQPTAGSVKDQGRKIVDEIGAIITAISESGNPYFTEMEKGEARKIIESIHPDETGIKDLEDLKMFLNDELSKRKSAAEPKAAAPVSPPAATQAA; translated from the coding sequence ATGGCTTTTAAGAAAGCGGAGCGCACCCAACTCTATTTGCGGTGCGCGTTATTCGGCCCGTCTGGTTCCGGGAAAACCATGACAGCCTTGCGGATGGCGAAAGGGATTGCCGATACGATGGGCGTTCCCTTTGCGGTCATTGACACCGAAGCCCGGTCAGCGTCCAAATACGCCGACCGGATTCCCTTTGACGTTGACGATCTCGACGGGAAAACCGTTGACCACTACATCGCCGCAATGAACGAATGTGTCAAGGCGGGGTACAAGGTGTTGGTGATTGATTCCCTGTCCCATGCGTGGCGGGAGCTGACCGATGAAGTAGACCGCATCGCCCAAAGCAGCGTGAGCAAAAACACCTTTTCACCCTGGGCGAAGGTAAACCCGAAACAAAAACGGTTTATCGACGCCATCCTTAACTTCCCCGGGCACATCATTGCTACCATGCGGAGCAAGACCGAATGGGTAATCGGGGAAGGGAAGGGCGGGAAGGTTGCGCCGGAAAAGATGGGCTTGGCACCGGAGCAGGGCAAGGGGATCGAATACGAATTTGACCTGCTCATGGAGCTAGACCAGAAACACCAGGCAACCGTAACCAAGGATCGGACCGGCAAGTTTCAGGATGAAATTATTGACAAGCCGGGGGAAGCGTTTGGCGTTGCCCTGTACGATTGGCTTTCAACGGGAACTGCGGTTTCCGCGCCGGAGACGCAAGCTGCCAAAAACGGGAAACCAAAAGCCGGTGATGCCAAAGCGGCCCCTGCCAAAAAGCCCCTTATGGAACAGCCAACAGCCGGCAGCGTAAAAGATCAGGGCAGGAAGATTGTTGATGAAATAGGCGCTATTATTACTGCCATTTCAGAATCCGGGAACCCCTATTTTACTGAAATGGAAAAAGGGGAAGCCCGGAAAATCATTGAATCTATCCACCCTGATGAAACGGGTATCAAGGACTTGGAAGATCTCAAAATGTTCTTAAACGATGAGCTTTCCAAACGCAAATCCGCTGCTGAGCCGAAAGCGGCGGCCCCCGTATCCCCGCCAGCGGCTACCCAAGCTGCATAA
- a CDS encoding single-stranded DNA-binding protein, translated as MNNLNSIIVEGNLTRDPEYHETAKGTPVCNFSIATNRFFKQGEGLEKEVSFFDVETWSKLALSVQNLGHKGRAVRVVGRLKQDRWNGPDGKPRSRISIVAEHVEFRREFKQDESGEQPDTVDDEERFAVSF; from the coding sequence ATGAACAACCTCAATTCTATTATCGTCGAAGGCAATCTGACCCGGGACCCTGAATACCATGAAACAGCGAAGGGCACCCCGGTTTGTAATTTCAGCATCGCTACAAACCGCTTCTTTAAGCAGGGCGAAGGGCTGGAAAAGGAGGTGAGCTTTTTCGATGTCGAAACCTGGTCGAAGCTGGCTTTGAGCGTTCAAAACCTGGGGCATAAGGGCCGGGCGGTGCGTGTGGTCGGGCGCTTAAAGCAGGACCGCTGGAATGGGCCTGATGGAAAGCCCCGTTCCAGGATTTCTATTGTGGCGGAGCATGTGGAGTTCAGGAGGGAGTTTAAACAGGACGAATCCGGGGAACAACCGGACACTGTTGATGATGAGGAAAGGTTTGCCGTTTCCTTTTAG
- a CDS encoding helix-turn-helix domain-containing protein has product MVNETLITELRDYIKKRYRLVSIPPIFGGTAKLPGAERGIRPNAFGEAAELLASFVKQNRHEPFAFTLEKLREEKGLKPAELYKQAWIDKRLYSKILTSGNYKPKKETAIAFALALQLPITEFNKFLKTAGFALSDSSISDLVVRFCVEHELWDIADVNALLFESGQKVLCRE; this is encoded by the coding sequence ATGGTAAATGAGACACTGATTACAGAACTTCGTGACTATATAAAGAAGCGATACCGGCTTGTGTCAATTCCCCCAATTTTTGGGGGAACGGCCAAGCTGCCCGGCGCCGAGCGGGGCATACGGCCAAATGCCTTTGGGGAAGCCGCGGAACTGTTGGCATCCTTTGTGAAGCAAAATCGTCATGAGCCATTTGCCTTTACGCTTGAGAAACTGCGGGAAGAAAAGGGCCTGAAACCGGCGGAGCTTTACAAACAGGCGTGGATTGACAAGCGCCTGTACTCAAAAATACTGACCAGCGGCAATTACAAGCCTAAGAAAGAAACGGCTATTGCATTTGCTCTTGCACTGCAACTGCCCATTACAGAGTTTAACAAATTTTTGAAGACCGCTGGCTTTGCATTAAGCGATAGCTCTATATCGGATTTGGTTGTCCGCTTCTGCGTAGAGCATGAACTTTGGGATATTGCGGATGTAAACGCGCTGCTCTTTGAATCGGGGCAAAAGGTATTATGCCGGGAGTAG
- a CDS encoding lecithin retinol acyltransferase family protein, with the protein MAHQEKLCPNPGDILRVSRGLYYHYGVYAGENRVIHYASKTGDFGDDICVHETTLNSFCRGGRYMVCIFSSTYRKPDLGTKVLDMIEHPTLFTIMDSLSALALELSSSGFHLYSGKETAERARSRIGEDKYNIIFNNCEHFAVWCKTGISESAQVSSVVSLLAAIPAKTT; encoded by the coding sequence ATGGCGCACCAGGAAAAGCTTTGCCCAAACCCTGGTGACATTCTCAGGGTAAGCCGTGGCTTGTATTACCACTATGGCGTATATGCTGGGGAAAATCGGGTTATCCACTATGCTTCTAAGACCGGAGACTTTGGAGATGATATCTGTGTGCATGAGACGACACTTAACAGTTTCTGCCGCGGAGGGCGATACATGGTTTGCATTTTTTCTAGTACATACCGGAAACCGGACCTTGGAACAAAAGTCCTTGATATGATAGAGCATCCAACGCTTTTTACAATTATGGATTCCTTGTCTGCTTTGGCGCTTGAGTTATCAAGTTCTGGTTTTCATTTGTATTCGGGGAAAGAAACGGCAGAACGGGCCCGTTCCCGGATCGGAGAGGATAAGTATAACATCATCTTTAATAACTGCGAGCATTTTGCGGTCTGGTGTAAGACAGGCATTTCAGAATCCGCACAGGTAAGTTCAGTAGTATCGCTTTTAGCGGCGATTCCGGCAAAGACAACGTAA
- a CDS encoding GNAT family N-acetyltransferase, whose product MNLYEQLDYIFSLEDFTDTKIKDQAILDEYVKFRYDGHIKIDPWLDHDEFRIDSLQYLIDINANYFGYAFDTNRKSAGFLIGRIPGFNNHRQQRNNVKKYIAYLESQRNAKDEFIMIQLGGGSGERFSDVVRNTIGVSISQCAWLTFFKTMESFHGKGYGKQLITDFIAQAKNYPIIVLTTTDSNFGFYEHMGFARVWDKKIKGKEHHFIYAYTANAKTMKKYRQKEKALKIT is encoded by the coding sequence ATGAACCTTTATGAACAACTTGATTATATTTTCAGTCTTGAGGACTTTACCGATACCAAAATAAAAGACCAAGCCATTCTGGATGAATATGTGAAATTTCGATACGATGGCCATATCAAAATAGACCCCTGGCTGGATCATGATGAATTCCGGATAGATTCGCTCCAATATCTCATTGATATAAACGCCAATTATTTCGGATATGCATTTGATACCAATAGAAAATCCGCAGGCTTCTTAATCGGGAGAATTCCGGGTTTTAATAACCATCGGCAGCAGAGAAACAACGTCAAAAAATACATCGCCTATCTTGAGAGTCAACGGAATGCGAAAGATGAGTTCATTATGATACAACTTGGCGGTGGTAGTGGAGAACGGTTTAGTGATGTTGTCAGAAACACAATCGGAGTTTCAATATCGCAATGTGCCTGGCTCACTTTTTTCAAGACCATGGAAAGTTTTCACGGAAAAGGATATGGTAAGCAACTTATCACTGATTTTATAGCGCAAGCGAAGAACTACCCTATTATCGTACTAACAACCACCGATTCCAATTTTGGTTTCTATGAACACATGGGCTTTGCGAGAGTATGGGATAAAAAAATCAAGGGAAAAGAACACCATTTTATTTATGCGTATACCGCCAATGCTAAAACTATGAAAAAATATCGCCAAAAAGAGAAGGCGCTTAAAATTACATAA
- a CDS encoding leucine-rich repeat protein — translation MKDRCYFVSAGAAAKLAVLAGRKRRVAPFSSWSFGIAKTPWTGAWKAVLAVLLAGALLTGCEGPAGPMGPAGPAGPAGPSGAEAGGGGGYGRVTITIGDALGQSARTLYPAADFDRFEVSFSHPTASHGTVALSPGVAETVELAVGDWIITARAYHAGAATAAAAGWAALTVSAGESVAERITLAPGDGAGTFAYTVAVPGGLSAGALTLTRAGLDGADAAVDGGTRTLTAGVNAGTIELPGGYYLLTIRLAKGGLSAGRTELIHLYPGLTTEAAGPDYVFTDDDLAVAPEPPAPPTTEPPTTEPPATEPPAGTPATGGLSITVGLSLAHELTLSGYGGPIVLSGTGANSAVTLSAEGYSAVAWYVDGEEIGAGDGSITLNAADYDARPHSLTFRGVREGVPYAKLLPFTVTAALPADLPEAEPDPEAEPETGTPYALAITVGAGASQAELAAAIGAAVAALPAAPGGTGPGPGEAWELRVSGLDLSGGLGALYAAAVAALPAGDIALDLGGCTGESIAYALSGSAEEQQAIRERFTALTLSASVATIGGGAKAGSAIKSALGGFSRLRQVSGGGVTAIGENGLRDCAALEGVSFPALESAGKEAFSGCGSLAAVDFPLATSIAGAAFSGCAALETGSFPQVVSFGSHAFTGCTALGSLVLGASPPTAPIFNGLVGQAITITVPPGRKAAYEAACTSTPWGGNVTVTFVEG, via the coding sequence ATGAAAGATAGGTGTTACTTTGTCAGCGCCGGGGCTGCCGCCAAGTTGGCGGTTCTGGCGGGACGAAAAAGGCGCGTGGCGCCTTTTTCGTCTTGGAGTTTTGGCATAGCCAAAACTCCATGGACCGGGGCTTGGAAGGCTGTGCTTGCTGTGCTGTTGGCCGGGGCGCTGCTTACGGGCTGCGAGGGGCCGGCGGGGCCCATGGGGCCGGCCGGGCCTGCGGGCCCTGCGGGGCCATCCGGAGCCGAGGCCGGGGGCGGCGGCGGGTATGGGCGGGTGACTATCACCATTGGTGATGCGCTTGGCCAGTCCGCTCGGACCTTGTACCCGGCGGCGGATTTCGACCGGTTTGAGGTGAGCTTTTCCCACCCGACGGCGAGTCATGGGACGGTGGCCTTGAGCCCCGGTGTGGCGGAAACCGTGGAGCTTGCGGTTGGGGACTGGATTATCACGGCCCGGGCGTACCATGCCGGCGCGGCCACGGCGGCGGCGGCGGGCTGGGCGGCGCTTACGGTGAGCGCCGGGGAGAGCGTGGCGGAGCGCATCACCCTGGCGCCGGGGGACGGGGCGGGGACCTTCGCCTATACGGTGGCCGTGCCCGGCGGCCTCAGTGCGGGGGCCCTGACCCTGACCAGGGCCGGCCTTGACGGGGCGGATGCGGCGGTGGACGGGGGAACCCGGACCCTGACGGCGGGGGTGAATGCCGGGACCATCGAGCTGCCGGGGGGGTATTACCTCCTGACCATCAGGCTTGCCAAGGGCGGCTTGAGCGCCGGGCGGACCGAGCTGATCCACCTCTACCCCGGCCTGACCACCGAGGCGGCGGGGCCGGATTATGTCTTTACCGATGATGACTTGGCTGTCGCGCCGGAGCCTCCTGCGCCGCCCACGACGGAACCGCCCACGACGGAGCCACCTGCGACGGAGCCACCTGCGGGGACACCTGCGACGGGCGGCCTCAGTATTACGGTGGGGCTTAGCCTTGCCCACGAGCTTACGCTTTCCGGGTACGGCGGGCCTATCGTGCTTTCCGGGACCGGGGCGAATAGCGCCGTCACTCTCAGTGCGGAGGGATACAGCGCGGTTGCCTGGTATGTGGACGGCGAGGAGATTGGCGCGGGGGATGGCAGCATTACCCTGAACGCCGCGGACTACGATGCGCGGCCCCACTCCCTCACCTTTCGGGGAGTCCGGGAGGGGGTTCCTTATGCGAAGCTCCTCCCCTTCACGGTGACGGCGGCCTTGCCGGCGGACCTGCCGGAAGCGGAGCCGGACCCGGAAGCGGAGCCAGAGACGGGAACCCCCTATGCCCTGGCAATAACCGTGGGCGCCGGGGCTTCCCAGGCGGAGCTTGCCGCCGCCATCGGGGCGGCAGTGGCGGCCCTGCCGGCGGCCCCGGGCGGGACAGGCCCGGGGCCCGGCGAGGCTTGGGAGCTGCGGGTCAGCGGCCTGGATTTGTCCGGCGGCCTGGGGGCGCTCTATGCGGCGGCGGTGGCGGCCCTGCCCGCCGGCGACATTGCCCTGGACCTGGGGGGCTGCACGGGGGAGAGCATCGCCTATGCCCTCAGCGGGTCAGCGGAGGAACAGCAGGCTATCCGGGAGCGCTTTACCGCCCTTACCCTGTCGGCTTCGGTGGCGACTATCGGCGGCGGGGCCAAGGCCGGGTCGGCGATTAAGTCGGCCCTGGGCGGCTTTTCCCGGCTCCGGCAGGTCAGCGGCGGGGGCGTTACGGCGATTGGGGAAAACGGGCTCCGGGACTGCGCTGCCCTGGAGGGCGTCTCCTTCCCGGCGCTTGAATCGGCGGGGAAGGAGGCCTTCTCCGGCTGCGGCAGCCTCGCGGCGGTGGACTTTCCCCTGGCCACGTCCATTGCCGGCGCTGCCTTCAGCGGCTGCGCCGCCCTGGAAACCGGGAGCTTCCCCCAGGTCGTGTCCTTCGGCAGCCATGCCTTCACCGGTTGTACCGCCCTGGGCTCACTGGTGCTGGGGGCCAGCCCCCCAACAGCGCCCATCTTCAACGGCCTTGTGGGGCAGGCCATCACCATCACGGTTCCCCCCGGACGCAAGGCTGCCTACGAAGCGGCCTGCACCTCCACGCCCTGGGGCGGCAACGTAACGGTAACGTTTGTGGAAGGGTAA